The following proteins are encoded in a genomic region of Rhodoferax aquaticus:
- the hyi gene encoding hydroxypyruvate isomerase yields MPQFAANLTMLFTELPFLDRFDAAAQAGFDAVEFLFPYAYSAQDIRSRLDANGLELVLHNLPAGDWDAGERGIACHPERVAEFRQGVETAIRYAQALGVKQLNCLVGKAPAGVAPEVLRSTVVDNLRYAAKELKTAGLRLLIEPINTYDIPGFYLSRTAQALDLLDAVGADNAFVQYDVYHAQRMEGEIAATLSKHLPRIGHVQIADNPGRNEPGTGELNYRYLFAHLDRLGYTGWVGCEYKPATTTLAGLGWCHAISARSTEPATA; encoded by the coding sequence ATGCCCCAATTTGCAGCCAACCTCACCATGCTGTTCACCGAGCTGCCGTTTCTAGACCGCTTTGACGCCGCTGCGCAGGCAGGTTTTGATGCCGTAGAGTTTTTGTTTCCCTATGCCTACAGCGCGCAAGACATTCGCAGCCGCCTGGATGCCAACGGCCTGGAGCTGGTCTTGCACAACCTGCCAGCGGGCGACTGGGACGCAGGCGAGCGCGGCATTGCCTGCCACCCCGAGCGCGTGGCCGAGTTCCGCCAAGGCGTGGAAACCGCGATTCGCTATGCCCAAGCGCTGGGCGTCAAACAACTCAACTGCTTGGTAGGCAAAGCGCCTGCGGGCGTTGCACCTGAGGTCTTGCGCAGCACCGTGGTGGACAACCTGCGCTATGCCGCCAAAGAGCTCAAGACGGCAGGGCTGCGCTTGCTGATAGAGCCTATCAACACCTATGACATCCCCGGCTTCTACCTCAGCCGTACCGCACAGGCTTTGGACTTGCTGGATGCAGTGGGCGCAGACAACGCCTTTGTGCAGTACGACGTGTACCACGCCCAGCGCATGGAAGGGGAGATCGCCGCCACCTTGAGCAAGCATTTGCCACGCATAGGCCATGTGCAAATTGCCGACAACCCAGGCCGCAACGAACCGGGCACCGGGGAGCTGAACTACCGCTACCTGTTCGCCCACTTAGACCGCCTTGGCTACACAGGCTGGGTGGGCTGTGAGTACAAGCCGGCAACGACCACGCTGGCTGGCCTAGGCTGGT
- the gcl gene encoding glyoxylate carboligase, with protein MAKMKAAMAAVLVMEKEGITQAFGVPGAAINPLYAQLRERQTIGHVLARHVEGASHMAEGYTRARAGNIGVCIGTSGPAGTDMITGLYSAQADSIPILCITGQAPRARLHKEDFQAVDIASIAKPVTKWATTVLEPAQVPRVFQQAFHLMRSGRPGPVLIDLPFDVMQTEIEFDIDTYEPMAVYKPTASRKQIEKALEMLNAAERPLIVSGGGVINADASALLQQFAEIVGIPVIPTLMGWGTIPDNHPLMAGMCGLQTSHRYGNANLLASDFVLGIGNRWANRHTGSPEVYCKGRKFIHVDIEPTQIGRVFAPDYGIVSDAKAALQQFVALAQEWKLAGKLRDWSGWVAECQARKASTEFLRKTNFNTVPMKPQRVYQCMNNAFDADTTYVSTIGLSQIAGAQFLHVYKPRHWINCGQAGPLGWTIPAALGVCVADPTRKVVALSGDYDFQFMIEELAVGAQFHIPYIHMVVNNSYLGLIRQSQRGFSMDYCVQLGFDNINSNEGDVTANGYGVDHIKVVEGLGCKAIRVHKQEEIAPAISQARAWMDEFRVPVVIEVILERVTNIAMGTEIDNVVEFEELAQGAADVPTALAMLD; from the coding sequence ATGGCAAAAATGAAGGCCGCAATGGCCGCCGTGTTGGTCATGGAGAAAGAGGGCATCACCCAGGCCTTTGGTGTGCCAGGCGCTGCCATTAACCCGCTGTATGCCCAGCTGCGCGAGCGCCAAACCATTGGCCATGTGTTGGCTCGCCATGTGGAGGGTGCATCGCATATGGCCGAGGGCTATACCCGCGCACGGGCGGGCAATATCGGGGTGTGCATTGGTACCTCGGGGCCCGCTGGCACCGACATGATTACCGGCTTGTACTCTGCGCAGGCGGACTCCATCCCCATTCTGTGCATCACTGGCCAAGCGCCACGGGCGCGCTTGCACAAAGAAGACTTCCAAGCGGTGGACATTGCGTCCATTGCCAAGCCGGTGACTAAGTGGGCCACCACGGTGCTAGAGCCGGCGCAAGTGCCGCGCGTGTTTCAGCAGGCGTTTCACTTGATGCGCTCGGGACGCCCCGGCCCTGTGCTGATTGACCTTCCGTTTGATGTGATGCAAACCGAAATTGAGTTTGACATCGACACCTACGAACCCATGGCGGTCTACAAGCCCACAGCCAGTCGCAAGCAAATCGAAAAAGCGCTGGAGATGCTCAACGCGGCCGAACGCCCGCTCATTGTGTCGGGCGGTGGCGTCATCAATGCAGACGCCTCGGCGCTCTTGCAGCAGTTTGCAGAAATAGTGGGTATCCCGGTGATCCCCACGCTCATGGGCTGGGGCACGATTCCCGACAACCACCCGCTCATGGCGGGCATGTGTGGGCTGCAAACCAGCCACCGCTATGGCAACGCCAACCTGCTGGCCAGCGACTTTGTGCTGGGCATTGGCAACCGCTGGGCCAACCGCCACACGGGCTCCCCCGAGGTGTATTGCAAGGGCCGTAAGTTCATCCATGTGGACATTGAGCCCACGCAGATTGGCCGCGTGTTTGCGCCTGACTACGGCATTGTTTCGGATGCCAAAGCAGCGCTGCAGCAGTTCGTCGCCCTGGCCCAGGAATGGAAGCTGGCAGGCAAGCTGCGTGACTGGTCTGGCTGGGTGGCGGAGTGCCAGGCGCGCAAGGCTTCCACCGAGTTCTTGCGCAAGACCAACTTCAACACGGTGCCCATGAAGCCCCAGCGCGTGTACCAGTGCATGAACAACGCGTTTGATGCAGACACCACCTATGTCTCCACCATTGGCCTGAGCCAAATTGCAGGCGCGCAGTTTTTGCATGTGTACAAGCCCCGCCACTGGATCAACTGCGGGCAGGCAGGCCCCTTGGGCTGGACCATTCCGGCGGCCTTGGGCGTGTGCGTGGCGGACCCCACACGCAAGGTGGTGGCGCTCTCGGGTGACTACGACTTCCAATTCATGATTGAAGAGCTGGCCGTGGGCGCGCAGTTCCACATCCCTTATATCCACATGGTGGTGAACAACAGCTACCTCGGCCTGATTCGCCAGTCCCAGCGCGGCTTCTCCATGGACTATTGCGTGCAGCTGGGCTTTGACAACATCAACTCCAACGAAGGCGATGTCACCGCCAACGGCTACGGCGTGGACCACATCAAAGTGGTGGAGGGCTTGGGTTGCAAAGCGATCCGCGTGCACAAGCAAGAAGAAATTGCCCCCGCCATTAGCCAAGCCCGCGCGTGGATGGACGAGTTCCGCGTGCCGGTGGTGATTGAGGTGATCTTGGAGCGCGTGACCAATATCGCGATGGGCACCGAGATTGACAACGTGGTCGAGTTTGAAGAGTTGGCCCAAGGCGCGGCCGACGTACCCACTGCCCTGGCCATGCTGGACTGA